A genomic region of Miscanthus floridulus cultivar M001 chromosome 3, ASM1932011v1, whole genome shotgun sequence contains the following coding sequences:
- the LOC136543915 gene encoding uncharacterized protein yields the protein MAQIVFNHVGCKSPHFDGTCFVYWKRKIKIYMGSINDQVWEVTENDFVILDPTNLTNNDKANKQCNTMSLNTLYNPNDSKVFEQIKDCERESEAWKRLEESYKGTPVVKSAKLYILKDRLTSFKMKDDESIPEMFHRLQVIVNDLKVLGEKVQDDDFSHRFLMCLHPRFETLRLIIIRGGLKDITPNHVLGDVITQETYCVEREGVDQEDNKDDDKKKKSVAFKASTSSKIKSKSKKEESSDDEDTSDKDDEAMSLFVCKFGKLMKKGYGARKRRDNYKNKDQVRRCFRCNSKDHNLVDCPYNSDNEEDEKKEKNEKKEKKEKKMSFKKKKGGSYVVI from the coding sequence atggctcaaatagTGTTCAACCATGTTGGGTGCAAAtcaccgcactttgatggcacatgctttgtttattggaagagaaagataaagatatacatgggttcaatcaatgatcaagtgtgggaagtgaccgagaatgatttTGTGATTCTAGATCCCACCAACCTCACCAACAAtgacaaagcaaacaagcaatgcaacactatGTCTCTCAACACCCTATACAATCCAAATGATTCGAAGGTGTTTGAACAAATCAAAGATTGTGAGAGAGAAAGTGAAgcatggaagagattggaggagtcCTATAAGGGCACACCAGTGGTCAAGAGTgcaaagttgtacatcctcaaggacaggttgacaagctttaagatgaaagatgatgagagcattccagagatgttccatagattgcaagtgattgtcaatgatctcaaagtttTGGGTGAGAAAGTGCAAGATGATGATTTCTCCCaccgattcttgatgtgcttacatCCTAGGTTTGAGACtttgagattgatcatcattagaggaggattgaaggacataacCCCTAACcatgtactaggtgatgtcataacacaagagacatactgtgtggaaagggaaggggttgaccAAGAGGACAATAAGGATGAtgacaaaaagaagaagagtgtggcattcaaggctagtacATCATCTAAAATCAAGAGCAAGTCCAAGaaggaagaatcaagtgatgatgaagatactAGTGACAAGGATGATGAAGCTATGTCTCTCTTTGTGTGCAAGTTTGGCAAATtaatgaagaagggctatggtgcaagaaagagaagggaCAACTACAAGAACAAAGATCAAGTGAGAAGGTGCTTTAGATGCAATAGCAAGGATCACAACTTGGtggattgtccatacaatagtgacaatgaagaagatgagaagaaggagaagaatgaaaagaaagaaaagaaggagaagaaaatgtcattcaagaaaaagaagggtggcTCCTATGTGGTGatttag